A stretch of DNA from Bradyrhizobium septentrionale:
TCGACAGCCGGCGGAACTCGCCGGTGGTACAGACCGGATAGATACCCGACAGTTTAGACCGGCATGATTGCCGACAGGTTTCTAGAAGCATCGGCGGGAGGGCCCGACGATGCCGTTCAGAGAGACCAGTCGGATGGAAGAGCGTATCCGGATGCTTATGGAGTACGAGAGCGGGAACTGGAGCGTGTCGGAGTTGTGCCGCCGTCACGGTATCTGCCGCGACACGTTTTACGCATGGCGCCAGCGGAAGCAGAGCGGCGATCCGGAGTGGTTCAGGGACCGTTCGCACGCGCCGCAGCAATGCCGACAAACGACCGATGCGGCGATTGCAGAGAAGGTGATCGCGGCTCGGCAGCGCTTTCCCTATCTGGGACCGCGCAAGCTGCTCGCCCTGCTTGACCGCCAGGCGCCGGAGATCGATTGGCCGGCGGCGTCGACGATTGGGAGCATTCTCAAGCGCGCGGGGCTGATCTCGCCGGTGAAGCGCCGCCGCCGTCCGCTCGACCAGCGGCGTCCCTGCACGCCGGTGCAGGAGCCGAACGACGAGTGGAGCGTGGACTTCAAGGGTTGGTTCCGCACCCGCGACCAGTGCCGGATTGATCCGTTGACGGTGGCTGACAGCCACAGTCGCTTCCTGATCGAACTGCAGATCGTCGCACCGACGACCGAGGGCGTCCGCCCCCGCTTCGAGAGGGCTTTCCGCGAGCATGGCCTGCCGCGGGCAATCCGCTGCGACAATGGTTCGCCGTTCGGCTCGCGCGGCGCCGGCGGTCTCACCACATTGTCGGTCTGGTGGCTGAAGCTCGGCATTACGCCGCACTTCATCCGTCCGGCCTCGCCGCAGGAGAACGGTCGCCATGAGCGCATGCATCGCACCTTGAAGGCGCAAACATCGAGCCCACCGGCAGATAATGCGTCCGAGCAACAGGCCCGCTTTGACGCCTTCCGAGAGCATTACAATAAGGAACGTCCTCACGAAGCGCTGGGCCAACGGCCGCCGGAGGACGCCTATCGAGCATCTCAACGCACCATGCCGGATCGCGAGCAAGACCCCTGGTATGACGCCGATCACCAGGCCCGCCGTGTTCGCGGCAATGGGGAGATTAAATGGAAAGGCAAGTTCGTCTTTATCGGTCAGGCGCTGGTGAACGAACTTGTCGGCATCGCCGAACTCGATACCGGTGACCACGTCGTCCGCTTCTGCGACCTCGACGTCG
This window harbors:
- a CDS encoding integrase core domain-containing protein, which gives rise to MEERIRMLMEYESGNWSVSELCRRHGICRDTFYAWRQRKQSGDPEWFRDRSHAPQQCRQTTDAAIAEKVIAARQRFPYLGPRKLLALLDRQAPEIDWPAASTIGSILKRAGLISPVKRRRRPLDQRRPCTPVQEPNDEWSVDFKGWFRTRDQCRIDPLTVADSHSRFLIELQIVAPTTEGVRPRFERAFREHGLPRAIRCDNGSPFGSRGAGGLTTLSVWWLKLGITPHFIRPASPQENGRHERMHRTLKAQTSSPPADNASEQQARFDAFREHYNKERPHEALGQRPPEDAYRASQRTMPDREQDPWYDADHQARRVRGNGEIKWKGKFVFIGQALVNELVGIAELDTGDHVVRFCDLDVGLIDRRGLFTRFAPPREGLREPGEQTA